Proteins found in one Pelobacter seleniigenes DSM 18267 genomic segment:
- a CDS encoding outer membrane protein assembly factor BamD, whose product MKQLIRYTILLGICALLAACGGSKVKPQDDAQKYFQQGERYFEGQLYDDAIASWEKARDTFYSPELNMLAELKIAEAYFVSKRYAEAASAYKDFLTQHPNDPREGSIMFRLGLSYYYQILSADRDQTFTENALQTLQQFVARYPDHARAQEAKNLILRCQTRLADHEVYVGRFYLKKEQFKPAIHRLEKVLQDYPDYYYRDEAYFYLLKAYLESGQAEKAQPLLDKLVKEYPSSEMTEDARELMADH is encoded by the coding sequence ATGAAACAACTCATCAGATACACCATATTACTCGGCATCTGCGCTCTTCTCGCCGCTTGCGGCGGATCGAAAGTCAAACCGCAGGACGATGCACAAAAATATTTTCAGCAGGGAGAACGTTACTTCGAAGGCCAACTCTACGACGATGCCATCGCCTCCTGGGAAAAAGCCAGGGACACTTTCTATTCACCCGAGCTGAACATGTTGGCCGAGCTCAAAATCGCCGAAGCGTATTTCGTTTCCAAGCGCTATGCGGAAGCAGCCTCGGCCTACAAGGATTTCCTGACCCAGCATCCGAACGACCCGCGCGAAGGCTCTATCATGTTTCGGCTGGGATTGAGCTATTACTATCAGATTCTTTCCGCAGACCGAGATCAGACCTTCACGGAAAATGCGCTGCAGACATTGCAGCAGTTTGTTGCCCGCTACCCTGATCACGCCCGCGCCCAGGAAGCAAAAAATCTGATTCTGCGCTGCCAAACACGCTTGGCGGACCACGAAGTTTACGTCGGTCGTTTTTATCTCAAAAAGGAGCAGTTCAAACCTGCCATCCATCGCCTCGAGAAGGTCCTGCAGGACTACCCCGACTACTATTATCGCGATGAAGCCTATTTTTATCTGCTGAAAGCCTACCTGGAATCAGGCCAGGCCGAAAAAGCCCAACCACTGCTGGACAAGTTGGTCAAAGAATATCCGAGCAGCGAGATGACCGAAGATGCACGCGAACTGATGGCGGATCACTAG
- a CDS encoding DUF190 domain-containing protein, producing the protein MQRLDGEQSLMRVFIGESDRYQGRPLYEALLELFRKEGFAGATVLKGVAGFGARSHLHTDRLLRLSQDLPLVIEVVDNEEKIDKIIPQLDGMLQGGMITLERARVIRYKE; encoded by the coding sequence ATGCAACGACTGGATGGTGAACAGAGTCTGATGAGGGTGTTTATCGGGGAATCGGATCGTTACCAGGGCAGGCCGCTGTACGAAGCTCTGCTGGAGCTGTTCCGGAAAGAAGGTTTCGCCGGAGCCACGGTTCTCAAAGGAGTTGCCGGATTCGGGGCCAGGTCGCACTTGCATACGGATCGGCTGCTGCGCCTTTCGCAGGATCTCCCCCTGGTTATTGAGGTTGTCGACAATGAGGAAAAAATCGACAAAATCATTCCTCAGTTGGACGGGATGCTGCAAGGCGGTATGATTACTCTCGAAAGGGCGCGTGTCATCCGCTACAAAGAATAA
- the crcB gene encoding fluoride efflux transporter CrcB translates to MQVIFIGVCGGLGCIARYLASGWTYQLVGRSLPFGTLLVNVLGSFLLGFLMTFALRSSLLSPELRVGMTVGFMGGFTTFSTFAYETMRLIEEGSFWQAGANILLNLTFCLVFVFVGIWLARHMTTL, encoded by the coding sequence ATGCAAGTAATTTTTATTGGTGTTTGCGGCGGGCTGGGATGCATCGCCCGTTATCTGGCGTCCGGCTGGACTTACCAGTTGGTTGGCCGTTCGCTTCCTTTCGGAACTCTGCTGGTGAATGTCCTCGGGTCTTTCCTGCTGGGGTTCCTGATGACTTTTGCATTGCGCAGCAGTTTGTTGTCTCCAGAGCTCAGGGTTGGGATGACGGTTGGGTTTATGGGGGGATTTACCACTTTTTCGACATTTGCCTATGAAACGATGCGGCTGATCGAAGAGGGAAGTTTCTGGCAGGCCGGGGCCAATATTCTGCTGAACCTGACATTCTGTCTGGTCTTTGTTTTTGTCGGGATATGGCTGGCCCGTCATATGACAACACTATGA
- a CDS encoding class I SAM-dependent methyltransferase, producing MKPSLTKVIQWGHELLAEVVGAGDLVVDLTAGNGYDTLALLHMVGPAGQVVAFDIQTQALSATADKVKELAAPVRFHYDWDEPLEQAAGVDLVLLGHENFARVISGTPRGIIANLGFLPGGAREIITRPDSTLAALDQALQALAVGGRLAVVVYPGHPGGAEEAATVSEFLSGLGECSYQVLQVRVTNRSQAPFLLVVEKRD from the coding sequence GTGAAACCCAGCCTGACCAAGGTGATTCAATGGGGGCATGAACTGCTGGCCGAAGTTGTCGGTGCCGGGGATCTTGTCGTCGATCTGACCGCCGGAAACGGATATGACACTCTGGCTCTGTTGCATATGGTCGGTCCGGCCGGCCAGGTTGTCGCATTTGATATCCAAACCCAGGCTCTGAGCGCGACAGCGGATAAAGTCAAAGAACTGGCCGCTCCAGTCCGTTTTCACTATGATTGGGACGAACCACTGGAGCAAGCCGCCGGGGTTGATCTGGTGCTGCTCGGGCATGAGAACTTCGCCCGGGTCATCAGTGGAACTCCTCGGGGTATTATTGCCAACCTGGGTTTTCTGCCGGGCGGAGCCAGGGAGATCATCACCCGGCCGGATTCGACGCTCGCCGCTCTTGACCAGGCTCTTCAGGCCTTGGCGGTCGGTGGTCGACTGGCCGTTGTCGTTTATCCGGGACATCCCGGCGGGGCTGAAGAAGCCGCCACGGTTTCGGAGTTTTTGAGCGGGCTTGGGGAGTGCTCATACCAGGTATTGCAGGTCCGCGTGACCAATCGTTCCCAGGCCCCTTTTCTTTTGGTTGTTGAAAAAAGAGATTAA
- a CDS encoding TerB family tellurite resistance protein, with amino-acid sequence MLKRLLQVFAPEEAEEEARQERIPLAAAVLLLEVAHSDGEFHPAEQALIGELLQKHFAVSADSVSGLLEFAEITRQNSTDLHQFTRDINWAFSQEEKERIIEAVWQLVYADGRLDRFEDALMRQLGSLIGLSHRQLIEAKLKVAHS; translated from the coding sequence ATGTTAAAAAGATTGCTACAGGTTTTTGCGCCGGAAGAAGCAGAGGAAGAGGCGCGGCAGGAACGGATTCCTCTAGCCGCGGCGGTTCTTCTGTTGGAAGTGGCCCATAGCGATGGAGAATTTCATCCCGCGGAACAGGCCCTGATCGGCGAATTGCTGCAGAAACATTTTGCCGTGTCCGCGGATTCCGTGAGCGGACTTCTTGAATTCGCAGAGATCACCCGGCAAAATAGTACCGATCTGCATCAGTTTACCCGTGATATCAACTGGGCTTTCTCTCAGGAAGAGAAAGAGCGTATTATTGAAGCGGTCTGGCAGCTGGTTTATGCCGACGGTCGTCTGGATCGATTCGAAGACGCCTTGATGAGGCAGTTGGGATCGCTGATCGGTCTTTCACATCGGCAACTGATCGAAGCCAAGTTGAAAGTGGCGCATTCGTGA